A single genomic interval of uncultured Desulfobulbus sp. harbors:
- the mnmE gene encoding tRNA uridine-5-carboxymethylaminomethyl(34) synthesis GTPase MnmE, giving the protein MAAHPATDTIAAIATAPGTGGIGIIRISGPDALSLLEHIFLPHKSPSTYASHRLYYGSVTNGSGRVLDEALAVYMRAPHTYTCEDVVELQCHGSYVVLQEILRTVFERGARPAEPGEFTKRAFLGGRIDLTRAEAVVDLLQAQTERGAQLAANQLQGALFAQLEAIRTQLMQILALLEVAIDFPDDDVEIVQHDQVQRQLRQEVLAPLERLLVLADQGRIVREGIKVVLAGQPNVGKSSLLNALLQEDRALVTSVPGTTRDTIEERFAIRGIPVFLIDTAGIRQHQDPVEALGIERARQKMQQADLVLFLVDACEGLGPAEQDLYATIRDKAHIVVVNKADLVDEPRISALAQNFSGGVVVAISAKHGQGIEELLESIYQCVIGEGAELCEQMTCAPNTRHKAILAKTLEACRSLEKAIDEGAPVDLLAVEVQTALDFIGDITGLTTPDDVLDLVFSQFCIGK; this is encoded by the coding sequence GTGGCCGCTCATCCGGCGACTGATACCATTGCGGCCATCGCCACCGCCCCCGGAACAGGAGGGATAGGCATCATCCGTATTTCAGGACCGGATGCCCTTTCCCTCCTGGAGCATATCTTCCTTCCTCATAAATCTCCCTCCACCTACGCCAGCCATCGTCTCTACTACGGCTCCGTGACCAACGGCAGCGGCCGGGTTTTGGACGAGGCCTTGGCCGTCTATATGCGTGCGCCCCATACCTACACCTGCGAAGATGTGGTCGAATTGCAATGCCATGGCTCCTATGTTGTCCTGCAGGAGATACTGCGCACGGTCTTTGAACGGGGAGCCCGTCCGGCTGAACCTGGAGAATTCACCAAACGGGCCTTCCTCGGCGGCAGAATCGATTTGACCCGAGCCGAGGCGGTTGTCGATCTTTTGCAGGCACAGACGGAACGAGGTGCGCAGTTGGCCGCGAACCAACTGCAGGGTGCGTTGTTTGCCCAACTCGAGGCAATCCGTACGCAGCTCATGCAGATTCTTGCCCTGCTTGAGGTGGCCATTGATTTTCCCGATGATGATGTGGAAATCGTACAGCATGATCAGGTGCAGCGACAACTGCGCCAGGAGGTGTTGGCACCCCTGGAGCGACTGTTGGTCCTGGCCGATCAGGGGCGAATCGTCCGTGAGGGGATCAAGGTTGTACTCGCCGGTCAGCCCAATGTCGGCAAATCCAGTTTGTTGAATGCGCTCCTCCAGGAAGATCGCGCCCTGGTGACCTCGGTTCCCGGAACGACCCGCGATACCATTGAAGAGCGGTTTGCCATTCGGGGCATTCCGGTGTTCCTGATTGATACCGCCGGAATACGCCAGCATCAAGACCCGGTTGAAGCCCTGGGAATCGAACGAGCCCGGCAAAAGATGCAGCAGGCCGATCTGGTGCTCTTCCTGGTCGATGCCTGCGAGGGACTGGGACCTGCCGAGCAGGATCTGTACGCAACGATCCGCGACAAGGCGCACATTGTGGTGGTCAACAAGGCGGATTTGGTGGACGAACCGAGAATTTCCGCATTGGCGCAAAACTTCTCAGGCGGCGTGGTGGTTGCTATTTCAGCCAAGCATGGGCAGGGTATTGAGGAACTGCTGGAATCGATCTATCAGTGCGTGATCGGTGAGGGAGCTGAGTTGTGCGAACAGATGACCTGTGCCCCCAACACCCGGCACAAGGCCATTTTAGCAAAAACGCTTGAAGCCTGCCGCAGTCTGGAGAAGGCTATTGACGAGGGCGCCCCGGTTGATCTGCTTGCGGTGGAAGTCCAGACTGCCCTGGATTTTATTGGTGACATTACCGGCTTGACCACCCCCGATGATGTGCTTGATCTGGTCTTCAGTCAGTTTTGCATAGGTAAGTAG
- a CDS encoding Jag N-terminal domain-containing protein, producing the protein MGKGKDFYGKDISEVIEEACRELGASREELNIEVLETGSAGIFGLCKKKAHIRVQRKEDAPVNVAQTESVTPSEPEVKQQTPPAPEKRETVEQKAPSEAVSKPADKASSPAQETTEAVEPEADDHNAETEDSAGLEPPSEAGLAAIRADLQHLLTLMGLPSEVDVRFEDNTVHCHITGPHEEQVVGTEGRTLDSLQYLLRKMVASHLPDRIMLALNAGDFRERRAEELKVKAVELADLVKADGKTQSIPALNPSERRVVHMVLQEDKGVRSRSVGEGLFKKVLIYKPGKGRRPAGKKRRGGQGGRSSGD; encoded by the coding sequence ATGGGAAAGGGAAAAGATTTCTACGGAAAAGATATATCCGAAGTCATTGAAGAGGCCTGCCGCGAACTTGGTGCCTCTCGGGAAGAGTTGAATATCGAGGTGTTGGAAACCGGATCCGCCGGCATTTTCGGACTGTGCAAGAAAAAAGCGCATATCCGAGTGCAGCGTAAGGAAGACGCCCCTGTTAACGTCGCCCAGACGGAAAGCGTGACCCCCTCCGAACCTGAGGTGAAGCAACAGACTCCGCCTGCACCTGAGAAGCGGGAAACGGTTGAGCAGAAGGCGCCTTCGGAAGCGGTGAGCAAACCTGCGGACAAGGCTTCGAGCCCTGCGCAGGAGACAACCGAGGCCGTGGAACCGGAAGCGGACGACCACAATGCCGAGACCGAGGATTCCGCCGGACTTGAACCTCCATCGGAGGCAGGGTTGGCGGCAATCCGCGCCGATCTGCAACATCTCCTCACCCTGATGGGGTTGCCCTCGGAGGTGGACGTTCGTTTTGAAGATAATACGGTTCACTGCCACATTACCGGCCCCCATGAGGAGCAGGTGGTCGGGACTGAAGGCCGGACTCTGGACAGTCTGCAGTATCTGTTGCGCAAGATGGTGGCCAGCCATTTGCCGGATCGAATCATGCTGGCGCTGAATGCCGGCGATTTTCGTGAGCGGCGTGCAGAAGAGCTGAAAGTCAAGGCGGTCGAACTGGCCGACCTGGTCAAAGCCGATGGAAAAACCCAATCCATTCCGGCCCTGAATCCATCGGAGAGAAGGGTGGTGCACATGGTGCTGCAGGAAGACAAGGGGGTTCGCAGTCGTTCCGTGGGCGAAGGGCTTTTTAAAAAGGTGCTGATTTACAAACCTGGCAAGGGCCGACGTCCTGCCGGGAAAAAGCGTCGTGGAGGCCAAGGTGGCCGCTCATCCGGCGACTGA
- the galE gene encoding UDP-glucose 4-epimerase GalE, translating to MHVVVTGGAGYIGSHTCLELLNSGHRVSVIDNLSNASREALTRVEALTGKSLDFHQVDLCDLDVLRTTFERIGEAGAVIHFAGLKAVGESVAQPLRYYKNNLDSTLNLCTVMAERGLFNIVFSSSATVYGDPASVPIREDFPLSCTNPYGRTKLMTEEILQDLHRADPQWNVVLLRYFNPVGAHPSGQIGEDPNGIPNNLMPFIAQVAIGKLARLSVFGNDYPTPDGTGVRDFIHVVDLARGHLQAIEKLEEHPGVVIYNLGTGRGYSVLEMVAAFGRACGTPIPYTIVDRRPGDIAQCYADPAKALEELGWKAEFGLDEMCADSWRWQSNNPNGFHS from the coding sequence ATGCATGTTGTCGTCACAGGTGGCGCTGGCTACATAGGTAGCCATACCTGCCTGGAATTGTTGAACTCAGGGCACAGGGTAAGCGTCATCGACAATCTCTCCAATGCCTCCCGCGAAGCCCTTACCCGCGTGGAGGCACTCACCGGCAAGTCGCTTGATTTCCATCAAGTCGACCTCTGCGACCTCGACGTCCTCCGGACCACATTTGAACGCATCGGCGAGGCCGGGGCGGTGATCCATTTTGCCGGTTTGAAGGCGGTGGGCGAGTCGGTTGCACAACCGCTGCGCTATTACAAAAACAACCTCGACTCAACCCTCAACCTTTGTACAGTGATGGCAGAACGGGGCCTGTTCAACATCGTCTTTTCCTCTTCGGCCACCGTGTACGGCGATCCGGCATCTGTTCCCATTCGTGAAGATTTCCCCCTCTCCTGCACCAATCCCTATGGCCGCACCAAATTGATGACCGAGGAAATCCTGCAGGATCTGCATCGGGCCGATCCGCAATGGAACGTGGTCTTGCTGCGTTACTTCAACCCGGTCGGGGCCCACCCAAGCGGGCAAATAGGAGAGGATCCCAACGGTATCCCCAACAACCTGATGCCCTTTATCGCCCAGGTGGCTATCGGCAAACTGGCCCGACTCTCGGTGTTCGGCAATGACTATCCCACCCCCGATGGGACCGGGGTTCGCGACTTCATCCATGTGGTCGATCTGGCACGGGGCCATTTGCAGGCCATAGAAAAACTGGAGGAGCACCCCGGAGTCGTCATCTACAACCTCGGCACTGGACGTGGCTACTCGGTTCTGGAGATGGTTGCCGCCTTTGGCCGAGCCTGTGGCACACCGATCCCCTACACCATCGTTGACCGGCGCCCCGGGGATATCGCCCAATGCTATGCCGATCCGGCAAAGGCCCTGGAGGAACTGGGGTGGAAAGCCGAGTTCGGTCTCGACGAGATGTGCGCAGACAGCTGGCGATGGCAGTCCAACAACCCCAACGGTTTTCATTCCTGA
- the cmoA gene encoding carboxy-S-adenosyl-L-methionine synthase CmoA: MGEDTLYATGKVGEDFTFNDHVAEVFDDMISRSIPYYRGVIEGMAQLLACRPQRGTTLYDLGCSTGTTLLELSRRLPLDQFNFVGIDNAPAMLEKARKKTAMFSKATLIEFRQDDITTCPLPEAAAVICNYTLQFLRPLARTAFVQRIFDALPEDGILFLSEKTISHATRLNRDFIDIYHNFKRQQGYSELEIAAKREALENVLIPFSLEENIALLKDAGFSEIEPYFKWFNFTSIVAVKRNAVL; the protein is encoded by the coding sequence ATGGGTGAAGACACACTCTATGCAACCGGGAAGGTAGGCGAAGATTTTACCTTCAATGATCATGTCGCCGAAGTGTTTGACGATATGATCAGCCGCTCCATCCCCTACTATCGCGGGGTCATCGAAGGCATGGCGCAACTCCTGGCCTGCCGGCCGCAGCGAGGGACAACGCTCTACGATCTGGGCTGCTCCACCGGCACGACCCTGCTTGAACTCAGCCGTCGCCTGCCGCTGGATCAGTTCAACTTTGTCGGGATCGACAACGCTCCTGCCATGCTGGAAAAAGCCCGGAAAAAAACCGCCATGTTCAGCAAGGCCACCCTGATCGAGTTTCGTCAGGACGATATCACCACCTGCCCCTTGCCCGAGGCAGCAGCCGTGATCTGCAATTACACCCTCCAATTTTTACGCCCTTTGGCGCGTACAGCCTTTGTCCAGCGCATTTTCGACGCTCTGCCCGAGGACGGTATTTTATTTCTCAGCGAAAAAACCATCTCGCATGCAACACGTCTGAACCGCGATTTCATAGATATTTACCATAACTTCAAACGACAGCAGGGCTATTCCGAGCTGGAAATCGCCGCTAAACGCGAAGCCCTGGAAAACGTATTGATCCCTTTTTCCCTTGAGGAAAATATCGCCCTGCTGAAGGATGCGGGCTTCTCCGAGATCGAACCCTACTTTAAATGGTTTAATTTCACCTCGATTGTCGCCGTCAAACGAAATGCCGTTCTTTGA
- a CDS encoding acylphosphatase: MTAIKCVHARVHGRVQRVAFREYTRRKALELHLAGWVRNCADGTVEVWAEGEARQIEQLLSWLHQGSPFSQVTRVDYNEEIPSGSTAPFEIRFTP, from the coding sequence ATGACGGCGATAAAATGTGTCCATGCCCGAGTGCACGGCCGAGTGCAGCGGGTCGCGTTCCGCGAATATACCAGGAGAAAGGCGCTTGAGTTGCACCTTGCCGGCTGGGTGAGAAACTGCGCCGACGGGACGGTGGAGGTATGGGCCGAAGGGGAGGCGCGACAGATTGAGCAGCTGCTTTCCTGGCTCCACCAAGGTTCTCCCTTTTCGCAAGTGACCCGAGTGGATTATAATGAAGAAATTCCTTCAGGGAGCACCGCTCCATTTGAGATTCGTTTCACTCCCTAG
- the cmoB gene encoding tRNA 5-methoxyuridine(34)/uridine 5-oxyacetic acid(34) synthase CmoB, translating to MPFFDFFPTVDQDPISRLLAQKEAWINQEKKGFLRYRRPLEEVAHLRASRCDFNGDVVRIGTAEDLSPTEHERLYAILKGLMPWRKGPFSVFDIDIDAEWRSQRKWNRLAPHLPDLSGKVIADIGCNNGYYMFRMVPHAPAFVLGFEPYVHHYFAFSLLNTFAAQDNLKVELLGIEHLTLFPESFDVIFCMGILYHRPSPIGALQELLSALKPGGWLLIESQAIPGDASIALFPEQTYAKVPGTWFVPTASCLHNWLTRAGFSQVECFCQHDMSSEEQRRTAWMEFESYQDFIDKDNPRLTIEGYPAPQRVFFKATK from the coding sequence ATGCCGTTCTTTGATTTTTTTCCCACAGTCGACCAGGATCCGATCTCCCGCCTCCTGGCCCAAAAAGAGGCCTGGATCAACCAGGAGAAAAAAGGTTTTCTCCGCTATCGTCGTCCCCTTGAAGAAGTTGCCCATCTCCGCGCCTCCCGGTGTGATTTCAATGGCGATGTGGTCCGCATCGGCACCGCTGAAGACCTCTCCCCCACCGAGCACGAGCGGTTATACGCCATTCTCAAGGGACTGATGCCCTGGCGCAAGGGACCGTTTTCGGTGTTCGACATCGACATCGACGCGGAATGGCGCAGTCAGCGTAAATGGAATCGTCTTGCCCCCCACCTTCCCGACCTCAGCGGCAAGGTCATTGCCGATATCGGGTGCAATAACGGCTATTACATGTTCCGTATGGTGCCGCACGCCCCTGCCTTCGTCCTTGGATTTGAACCCTATGTCCACCATTATTTCGCCTTTTCCCTGCTCAACACCTTTGCCGCCCAGGACAACCTCAAGGTCGAGCTTCTGGGCATAGAGCATCTCACCCTCTTTCCGGAAAGCTTTGACGTCATCTTCTGCATGGGAATACTCTACCATCGTCCTTCGCCCATTGGCGCGTTACAGGAACTCTTGAGCGCACTCAAGCCCGGCGGTTGGCTCCTGATCGAATCCCAGGCCATTCCAGGGGATGCATCCATCGCCCTGTTTCCCGAACAGACCTATGCAAAGGTTCCGGGAACCTGGTTCGTCCCCACGGCTTCCTGCCTCCATAACTGGCTCACCCGTGCGGGTTTTTCCCAGGTGGAATGTTTCTGCCAACATGACATGAGTAGCGAGGAACAACGGCGAACCGCGTGGATGGAGTTCGAGTCCTACCAAGATTTCATTGACAAGGATAATCCTCGGCTTACTATAGAAGGATATCCGGCCCCCCAGAGGGTATTCTTCAAGGCCACCAAATAG
- a CDS encoding TusE/DsrC/DsvC family sulfur relay protein — protein MASIEHKGKSYEVDEDGFLLKGAEEWDENWVDYVKTVEGIADITDEHQKVIDALQEYYKKNGIAPMVRILSKTTGFPLKRIYELFPSGPGKGACKMAGLPKPTGCV, from the coding sequence ATGGCAAGTATTGAGCACAAAGGTAAGAGCTACGAGGTAGACGAAGACGGCTTCCTGTTGAAAGGTGCTGAGGAGTGGGACGAGAACTGGGTAGACTATGTAAAGACCGTTGAAGGTATCGCCGATATCACCGACGAGCACCAGAAAGTTATCGACGCTCTCCAGGAGTACTACAAGAAGAACGGTATCGCTCCCATGGTTCGTATCCTTTCCAAAACCACCGGCTTCCCGCTGAAACGCATCTACGAGCTGTTCCCGTCTGGACCTGGCAAAGGTGCCTGTAAGATGGCCGGTCTGCCGAAACCCACCGGTTGTGTCTGA
- the ligA gene encoding NAD-dependent DNA ligase LigA encodes MDQGQAVERLAQLREQLRFHAHRYYVLDDPIISDGEYDRLFRELLDLETKYPQLVSDDSPSHRVGGLPLPSFQPAEHITPMLSLDNIFSAEELIAFVERLLRYLRTDQEVSYICEPKLDGLAVELVYRDGLLVLGATRGDGFVGENVTAQLRTVASIPLRLQGAAHPDVLVVRGEVFLGKQGFTRLNQQRQEAGESLFANPRNAAAGSLRQLDPRITAKRPLQFFVYGVANPETLSVGGQEATLHALGEMGFPVNPLIQRCANINEVEQQYRKMLELRHDLAYEIDGMVVKVDELDLQQRLGATARSPRWAVAWKFPAIQATTVIETVEFQVGRTGAVTPVAHLRPVEVNGVLVKRATLHNQDEILRKDLRIGDTVLVQRAGDVIPEVVKAITDQRNGAEQVIEFPRMCPECAHPLVSSPTEAVVRCVNPECPAQQLQKLIFFAGKNGLDLEGLGKKNVEQLVREGLVRGPADFFRLDRARLAALDGWGEKSAGKLLEAVSSRKELPLGRLLAALGIRHVGEVTAALLGEHFPELEALMRADKDQLLHIEGIGEQTADSLLEFFRDPATLVMLEDLTRVGLRIQPTVAEKNGSTLEGRVFVFTGTLEQLSRDEAKQLAKRHGAQVATSISTRVTDVVVGAKAGSKQKKAQEMGLRILQESQFLGLVRETP; translated from the coding sequence GTGGATCAGGGGCAGGCTGTCGAGCGGTTGGCGCAGTTGCGTGAGCAACTTCGTTTTCATGCGCATCGTTACTACGTGCTGGATGATCCAATTATTTCCGATGGCGAATACGATCGTCTTTTTCGCGAATTGCTGGATCTTGAAACGAAATATCCGCAACTCGTCAGCGATGACTCACCAAGCCATCGCGTCGGCGGTCTGCCGTTGCCCTCCTTCCAGCCGGCTGAGCACATCACCCCCATGCTCAGCCTGGATAACATTTTCAGCGCTGAAGAGCTCATTGCCTTTGTCGAGAGGCTGCTTCGCTATCTGCGTACCGATCAAGAGGTCAGCTATATCTGCGAGCCGAAGTTGGATGGGCTTGCGGTCGAATTGGTGTATCGTGACGGTCTGTTGGTTCTGGGAGCAACCCGCGGCGATGGGTTTGTCGGTGAAAATGTAACTGCCCAGTTGCGCACGGTGGCTTCGATCCCTCTTCGTCTCCAGGGCGCAGCTCACCCCGATGTACTGGTCGTGCGCGGTGAGGTTTTTCTTGGCAAGCAAGGCTTTACCAGGCTCAATCAGCAGCGGCAGGAGGCAGGGGAGTCGCTGTTTGCCAATCCGAGAAACGCCGCGGCTGGTTCTCTGCGGCAGCTTGATCCCAGGATTACCGCCAAGCGGCCTTTGCAGTTTTTCGTGTATGGCGTCGCCAACCCCGAAACCCTCTCCGTGGGCGGCCAGGAAGCCACCTTGCATGCCTTGGGCGAGATGGGATTTCCGGTGAATCCCCTGATTCAGCGATGTGCCAACATTAATGAGGTGGAACAGCAGTACCGCAAGATGCTTGAGTTGCGCCATGATCTCGCCTACGAGATCGACGGCATGGTGGTCAAGGTCGACGAGCTTGACCTGCAACAACGGTTGGGAGCAACGGCGCGGTCGCCGCGCTGGGCGGTCGCCTGGAAATTCCCGGCCATTCAGGCAACCACGGTCATTGAGACGGTCGAATTTCAGGTCGGCAGGACCGGTGCGGTCACACCCGTTGCCCACCTGCGTCCGGTCGAGGTCAACGGTGTCCTGGTGAAAAGGGCCACGCTGCACAATCAGGACGAGATTCTCCGCAAAGACCTGCGTATCGGCGATACCGTCTTGGTGCAGCGTGCCGGCGATGTTATTCCCGAGGTTGTCAAGGCGATAACTGACCAGCGAAACGGGGCGGAGCAGGTCATCGAATTTCCCCGCATGTGTCCGGAATGCGCCCATCCCTTGGTCAGCAGTCCAACGGAGGCGGTTGTACGCTGCGTCAACCCGGAATGTCCAGCGCAACAGCTGCAAAAATTGATTTTCTTTGCCGGAAAGAATGGGCTGGACTTGGAAGGGCTGGGGAAAAAAAATGTCGAGCAGCTGGTCCGTGAAGGACTTGTCCGTGGGCCTGCTGATTTTTTTCGTCTTGACCGTGCACGCCTCGCGGCTCTTGATGGGTGGGGCGAAAAATCCGCCGGGAAATTACTGGAGGCCGTGTCGTCCAGAAAGGAGCTCCCACTGGGCCGTCTGCTTGCCGCCTTGGGGATACGTCATGTGGGCGAGGTCACCGCTGCTTTGCTGGGCGAACATTTTCCCGAGCTGGAGGCCTTGATGCGTGCAGACAAGGACCAGCTGCTGCACATCGAAGGCATCGGCGAGCAGACCGCGGATTCGCTGCTTGAGTTTTTTCGTGATCCGGCAACCCTGGTCATGCTGGAGGACTTGACCCGGGTCGGCCTGCGCATTCAGCCCACCGTTGCGGAGAAAAATGGTTCCACCCTTGAAGGGCGTGTGTTCGTCTTTACAGGGACTCTGGAGCAGCTTTCCCGGGACGAGGCCAAACAGCTGGCAAAACGGCACGGTGCCCAGGTCGCGACCAGTATCAGCACACGCGTGACCGATGTCGTGGTTGGCGCCAAAGCCGGCTCCAAACAAAAAAAGGCCCAGGAGATGGGGTTGCGAATTTTGCAGGAGAGCCAATTCCTCGGGCTTGTGAGGGAAACGCCATGA
- a CDS encoding 4-oxalocrotonate tautomerase family protein, whose product MPYVSIRVAGKLTKEQKQKIAKGVTEVISEAANKPKEAVLLFIDEESRENIAKGGVLIEDM is encoded by the coding sequence ATGCCATACGTCAGTATCCGTGTCGCTGGAAAACTTACCAAAGAACAAAAACAGAAAATTGCCAAGGGCGTGACCGAGGTCATCTCCGAGGCGGCCAATAAGCCCAAGGAGGCTGTATTGCTGTTCATCGACGAGGAATCCCGGGAGAATATCGCCAAAGGTGGCGTGCTGATCGAGGATATGTAA
- the yidC gene encoding membrane protein insertase YidC codes for MDLQRAFLAVVLSFFILVGYQYFFVKHTPPAPQTPVQTEQTAGQAPAASTPAATPAVATDIPAVAVDAQARDITINTPLFQAVVNEQGGGVKNFVLKQYRTTHDKDSGPMELITGKNPADLPVLFSLDNGAGNFLPLFHADKDSLTLTEQTGSGSVVMSAQTPEGLQIKRTLSCKGDSYLVDVAYTLVNTTDKAIQVSPALSLSNRPFEHASQTSQYLFSGPAAYVNGQLVETKAKKLTDGPVVLSGKVSWVGYVDNYFMASVVPTSANAHSVTLQGSEAHVRTVLSEGIVSIPGGESQTFTYTLYFGPKKIEVLQTAGHDLAGAVNFGWFDLLAKPMLWLLNFFHRFSGNYGIAIILLTVLVKGAFWPITQKGMKSMKNMQKLQPKIAKLRERFKDDPAQMNQEMMALYKTYKVNPIGGCLPMVIQIPFFFALYRVLMAAIELRHAPFMLWINDLSAPDRLWIGFDIPYLHGIPVLTLLMGASMYLQQKMTPTTADPNQARIMQFLPIVFTFMFLNFASGLVLYWFVNNLLSILQQYLINRQVKA; via the coding sequence ATGGATCTTCAAAGAGCCTTTTTGGCCGTTGTACTCTCGTTTTTTATTCTGGTCGGATACCAGTATTTTTTTGTGAAGCACACTCCGCCAGCACCGCAAACGCCTGTGCAAACCGAACAGACGGCCGGACAGGCTCCAGCGGCGAGTACGCCGGCTGCAACCCCGGCGGTGGCAACGGATATCCCAGCGGTTGCGGTGGATGCACAGGCACGCGATATCACTATCAATACCCCCCTGTTTCAGGCTGTCGTCAACGAGCAGGGTGGTGGTGTGAAAAATTTTGTTCTGAAACAGTATCGGACTACCCACGACAAAGATTCCGGGCCGATGGAGTTGATTACCGGCAAAAATCCTGCAGATCTCCCGGTCTTGTTCTCCCTCGATAACGGTGCGGGTAACTTCCTGCCTCTTTTTCATGCCGATAAAGACAGCCTGACCCTGACGGAGCAAACGGGATCCGGCAGCGTGGTCATGAGTGCGCAAACGCCCGAAGGCTTGCAGATCAAGCGGACCCTGTCGTGCAAGGGGGATAGTTATCTGGTCGATGTTGCCTACACCCTGGTCAACACCACCGATAAGGCCATCCAGGTTTCTCCGGCCCTCTCATTGTCCAACAGACCCTTTGAACACGCCAGCCAGACGAGCCAGTATCTTTTTTCCGGGCCAGCCGCCTATGTGAATGGCCAATTGGTCGAAACCAAAGCTAAAAAATTAACCGACGGACCGGTGGTGCTCAGTGGCAAGGTCAGTTGGGTGGGATATGTCGACAACTACTTCATGGCCTCGGTGGTGCCGACTTCGGCGAACGCGCACAGCGTCACCCTCCAGGGATCTGAGGCCCACGTTCGCACCGTTCTTTCCGAGGGCATTGTTTCCATCCCCGGCGGGGAAAGCCAAACCTTCACCTACACACTCTACTTTGGTCCTAAAAAAATAGAGGTTCTTCAAACGGCCGGTCACGACCTGGCTGGAGCTGTCAACTTCGGTTGGTTTGATCTGCTGGCCAAGCCCATGCTCTGGCTGCTCAATTTCTTCCATCGTTTCAGCGGCAACTACGGTATTGCCATCATCCTGCTCACCGTTCTCGTGAAAGGCGCCTTCTGGCCGATTACCCAGAAGGGCATGAAGTCGATGAAGAACATGCAGAAGCTGCAGCCGAAAATTGCCAAGCTTCGCGAGCGGTTCAAAGACGATCCCGCCCAGATGAACCAGGAAATGATGGCCCTGTACAAAACCTACAAGGTCAACCCCATTGGCGGCTGTCTGCCGATGGTGATCCAGATACCGTTTTTCTTTGCCCTGTACCGGGTGCTCATGGCGGCAATTGAGTTGCGTCATGCCCCGTTCATGCTGTGGATCAATGACCTCTCCGCTCCGGATCGACTGTGGATAGGTTTTGATATTCCCTACCTTCACGGCATTCCGGTGCTGACGCTGTTGATGGGCGCTTCCATGTATCTCCAGCAGAAGATGACACCGACCACGGCTGACCCCAATCAGGCTCGAATTATGCAATTTCTGCCGATCGTTTTTACTTTCATGTTCCTGAACTTTGCCTCCGGATTGGTGCTGTACTGGTTTGTCAACAACCTGTTGTCAATTCTCCAGCAGTATCTTATCAACCGGCAAGTAAAGGCCTGA